From Pseudomonas sp. FP2335, the proteins below share one genomic window:
- the pbpC gene encoding peptidoglycan glycosyltransferase PbpC (penicillin-binding protein 1C): protein MVLVIALLWLADRIWPLPLPQDDLARVVLAEDGTPLWRFADANGVWRYPVQTGEVSPYYLDALLTYEDRWFYRHPGVNPLALVRASWQNLSGTRVVSGGSTLSMQVARLLDPHSRTFHGKLRQLWRTAQLEWHLSKDEILNLYLNRAPFGGTLQGVAAASWAYLGKSPAHLTHAEAALLAVLPQAPSRLRPDRHPQRAQQARDKVLRRLAEFQVWPQTAVDEALEEPLLLAPRLEPSLAPLLARRLNRPDSPPLIRTTVDATLQRRLEDLLLGWRARLPEYTSAAILVVEEESMAVRAYVGSVDINDAKRFGHVDMISALRSPGSTLKPFLYGMALDDGLIHSESLLQDVPRRYGDYRPGNFSMGFTGAVPASTALSSSLNLPAVQLLEAYGPKRFAAQMRIGGVPLALPALAEPNLALILGGAGSRLEDLVSGYSAFARDGKSATIRLQPGDVLRERPMLSPGAAWIVRRILSGQARPDRDPRAELVQRPVLAWKTGTSYGFRDAWAIGVGPRYLIGVWIGRPDGTPVPGQFGLASAAPLMLQVHDVLTNRDSQRGISAPVKPVPANVGVAAICWPLGQPLGRSDPNCRRQRFAWTLDNTTPPTLQALDQPLSVGLMESVWVNAKGLRVDAHCPGAEAKSIALWPAPLEPWLPRVERREARIPAADPDCPPPVLAASSPLSIVGVREGDQLRLPAASQQALRLKISALGGSGRRWWFLNGEPLGDSANQDFINASFERLGRYQLSVLDEAGQTARLEFSVVD from the coding sequence GTGGTGTTGGTGATCGCGCTGTTGTGGCTGGCCGACCGTATCTGGCCCTTGCCGCTCCCTCAGGATGACCTGGCACGCGTCGTACTCGCCGAAGACGGTACGCCCTTGTGGCGCTTCGCCGATGCCAACGGCGTGTGGCGCTACCCGGTGCAAACCGGCGAAGTCTCGCCGTATTACCTCGACGCACTGCTCACCTACGAAGACCGCTGGTTCTACCGACACCCCGGCGTCAACCCGCTGGCGCTGGTGCGGGCCTCCTGGCAGAACCTCAGCGGCACACGGGTAGTGTCCGGCGGCAGCACCTTGTCGATGCAGGTCGCACGCCTGCTCGATCCGCATTCGCGCACCTTCCACGGCAAGTTGCGCCAGTTGTGGCGCACGGCGCAGTTGGAGTGGCACCTTTCCAAGGACGAAATCCTCAACCTCTACCTGAACCGCGCCCCGTTTGGCGGGACGTTGCAAGGCGTGGCGGCGGCCAGTTGGGCCTACCTGGGAAAATCCCCGGCGCACTTGACCCATGCCGAAGCGGCCTTGCTTGCCGTACTGCCCCAGGCCCCCAGCCGCTTGCGCCCGGACCGTCACCCGCAACGCGCCCAGCAAGCCCGCGACAAGGTGCTGCGCCGCCTCGCCGAGTTTCAGGTGTGGCCGCAGACCGCTGTCGACGAAGCCCTGGAGGAACCGCTGCTGCTCGCCCCGCGCCTGGAGCCGAGCCTGGCACCCTTGCTCGCGCGCCGCCTGAACCGTCCGGACAGCCCGCCGCTGATCCGCACCACCGTGGATGCCACCTTGCAACGCCGTCTCGAAGACCTGCTGCTGGGCTGGCGCGCCCGTTTGCCGGAGTACACCTCCGCCGCGATCCTGGTGGTGGAAGAAGAAAGCATGGCCGTGCGCGCCTACGTCGGCTCGGTGGACATCAACGATGCCAAGCGCTTTGGCCATGTGGACATGATCAGCGCGTTGCGTTCGCCAGGCTCCACGTTGAAACCGTTTCTGTATGGCATGGCGTTGGATGACGGCTTGATCCACTCCGAGTCGCTGTTGCAAGACGTCCCCCGCCGTTACGGCGATTACCGGCCGGGCAATTTTTCCATGGGCTTTACCGGCGCGGTGCCTGCGAGTACGGCGTTGTCCAGTTCGCTGAACCTGCCGGCGGTGCAGTTGCTGGAAGCCTACGGGCCCAAGCGCTTCGCCGCCCAAATGCGTATCGGCGGCGTGCCCTTGGCGTTGCCGGCGCTGGCCGAGCCCAATCTGGCGTTGATTCTTGGCGGCGCGGGCAGTCGTCTGGAGGATCTGGTCAGCGGTTACAGCGCCTTCGCCCGGGATGGCAAGAGCGCGACCATCCGCTTGCAGCCAGGCGACGTTCTCAGGGAGCGGCCGATGTTGTCCCCTGGTGCGGCGTGGATTGTGCGACGTATCCTCAGTGGCCAGGCACGCCCCGACCGCGACCCGCGTGCCGAGTTGGTGCAGCGCCCGGTGCTGGCCTGGAAAACCGGCACCAGCTATGGCTTTCGTGATGCCTGGGCGATTGGTGTGGGGCCGCGTTACTTGATTGGTGTGTGGATCGGCCGACCGGACGGCACGCCAGTGCCCGGGCAGTTCGGCCTGGCCTCGGCGGCGCCGTTGATGCTGCAGGTGCACGATGTGCTGACCAACCGCGACAGCCAGCGCGGCATCAGTGCGCCCGTCAAACCGGTGCCGGCGAATGTTGGCGTGGCTGCGATCTGTTGGCCGCTGGGCCAGCCGCTGGGCCGCAGCGATCCCAATTGCCGGCGCCAGCGTTTTGCCTGGACGTTGGACAACACCACACCGCCGACCTTGCAGGCATTGGATCAACCGTTGAGCGTGGGGTTGATGGAGAGCGTGTGGGTCAACGCCAAGGGCCTGCGGGTCGACGCCCATTGCCCTGGTGCCGAGGCGAAAAGCATCGCCTTGTGGCCGGCGCCGCTGGAGCCATGGTTGCCACGGGTCGAGCGCCGCGAAGCACGCATCCCGGCCGCCGATCCCGATTGCCCGCCGCCGGTATTGGCCGCGTCGTCGCCGTTGTCGATTGTAGGCGTGCGCGAGGGTGATCAACTGCGCTTGCCGGCTGCCAGCCAGCAGGCGCTGCGTCTGAAAATCTCGGCGTTGGGCGGCAGTGGGCGGCGTTGGTGGTTTCTCAATGGCGAGCCGTTGGGGGACAGTGCCAACCAGGACTTTATCAATGCCAGCTTTGAGCGGTTGGGGCGGTATCAGTTGAGTGTGCTGGATGAGGCGGGGCAGACTGCCCGGCTTGAGTTCAGTGTCGTCGACTAA
- the speA gene encoding arginine decarboxylase has protein sequence MSVRRTRKDDGSQWTVADSRSVYGIRHWGAGYFAINDAGRVEVRPNGPNSTPVDLYEQVDELRKSGLSLPLLVRFPDILQDRVRQLTGAFDANIERLEYQSKYTALYPIKVNQQEAVIENIIATQNVSIGLEAGSKPELLAVLALAPKGGTIVCNGYKDREFIRLALMGQKLGHNVFIVIEKESEVGLVIEEAASLKVKPQVGLRVRLSSLASSKWADTGGEKSKFGLSAAQLLSVVERFRAAGLDQGIRLLHFHMGSQIANLADYQHGFKEAIRYYGELRNLGLPVDHIDVGGGLGVDYDGTHSRNASSINYDMDDYAGVVVGMLKEFCDAQSLPHPHIFSESGRSLTAHHAMLVVQVTDVEKHNDEIPLIENKESLPETVQWLVDLLGPTDIEMVTETYWRATHYMSDVAAQYADGKLTLAEKALAEQCYFAVCRRLHNSLKARQRSHRQVLDELNDKLADKYICNFSVFQSLPDTWAIGQVLPILPLHRLDEEPLRRAVLQDLTCDSDGKIKQYVDEQSIETSLPVHALNEGEDYLLGIFLVGAYQEILGDMHNLFGDTDSVNIYQREDGSVYSAGIETHDTIEDMLRYVHLSPEELMTHYRDKCASAKISASERTQFLDALRLGLTRSSYLSS, from the coding sequence ATGTCCGTACGACGCACACGCAAAGACGATGGCAGCCAATGGACAGTTGCGGACAGCCGCAGTGTTTACGGGATTCGCCATTGGGGGGCCGGGTATTTCGCGATCAATGATGCCGGTCGCGTTGAAGTCCGTCCGAACGGCCCGAACAGCACGCCTGTCGACCTTTACGAGCAAGTCGACGAGCTGCGCAAGAGCGGCCTGTCCTTGCCGCTGCTGGTGCGCTTTCCCGACATCCTGCAAGACCGTGTACGCCAGCTGACCGGCGCCTTCGATGCGAACATCGAGCGCCTGGAGTACCAGAGCAAGTACACCGCGCTGTACCCGATCAAGGTGAACCAGCAGGAAGCGGTGATCGAGAACATCATCGCCACCCAGAACGTGTCCATCGGCCTCGAAGCCGGTTCCAAGCCTGAGCTGCTGGCCGTGCTGGCCCTGGCGCCGAAGGGCGGCACCATCGTCTGCAACGGTTACAAGGACCGTGAGTTCATCCGCCTCGCGCTGATGGGGCAGAAACTCGGCCACAACGTGTTCATCGTGATCGAGAAAGAATCCGAAGTCGGCCTGGTGATCGAAGAGGCCGCCAGCCTCAAGGTCAAGCCACAGGTCGGCCTGCGCGTGCGCCTGTCGTCCCTGGCGTCGAGCAAGTGGGCGGACACCGGCGGCGAGAAATCCAAGTTCGGTCTGTCGGCGGCGCAGCTGCTGTCGGTGGTCGAGCGCTTCCGCGCCGCCGGCCTGGACCAGGGCATCCGCCTGCTGCACTTTCACATGGGCTCGCAGATCGCCAACCTGGCGGACTACCAGCACGGGTTCAAGGAAGCCATTCGTTACTACGGCGAACTGCGCAACCTCGGCCTGCCGGTGGATCACATCGACGTCGGCGGCGGCCTGGGCGTGGACTACGACGGTACCCACTCGCGTAACGCCAGTTCGATCAACTACGACATGGACGACTACGCCGGCGTGGTGGTGGGCATGCTCAAGGAGTTCTGCGACGCCCAGAGCCTGCCGCACCCGCATATCTTCTCCGAAAGCGGTCGCTCCCTGACTGCCCACCACGCCATGCTGGTGGTGCAGGTCACCGACGTCGAGAAACACAACGACGAAATCCCGCTGATCGAAAACAAGGAAAGCCTGCCGGAAACCGTGCAGTGGCTGGTGGACCTGCTCGGTCCGACCGACATTGAAATGGTCACCGAAACCTACTGGCGCGCCACCCACTACATGAGCGACGTGGCCGCCCAGTACGCCGACGGCAAACTGACCCTGGCGGAAAAGGCCCTGGCCGAACAGTGCTACTTCGCCGTGTGCCGCCGCCTGCATAACTCGCTCAAGGCCCGCCAGCGCTCGCACCGCCAGGTGCTGGACGAACTCAACGACAAGCTGGCCGACAAGTACATCTGCAACTTCTCGGTATTCCAGAGCCTGCCGGACACCTGGGCCATCGGCCAGGTCCTGCCGATCCTGCCGCTGCACCGCCTCGACGAAGAGCCGTTGCGCCGTGCGGTGTTGCAGGACCTGACCTGCGACTCCGACGGCAAGATCAAGCAGTACGTCGACGAGCAGTCCATCGAGACCAGCCTGCCGGTGCATGCGTTGAACGAAGGTGAGGATTACTTGCTGGGCATCTTCCTGGTTGGTGCTTACCAAGAGATCCTGGGCGACATGCACAACCTGTTCGGTGATACCGATTCGGTGAACATCTACCAGCGTGAAGACGGTTCGGTGTACAGCGCCGGGATCGAGACCCATGACACCATCGAAGACATGCTGCGTTATGTGCACTTGTCGCCGGAGGAGTTGATGACCCACTACCGCGACAAGTGTGCGAGCGCGAAGATCTCTGCGTCTGAGCGTACCCAGTTCCTCGACGCCTTGCGCCTGGGCCTGACCCGTTCGTCGTACCTGTCCTCATAA
- a CDS encoding alpha-2-macroglobulin: protein MLNKGLFLACALALLSACDSSEKPAAPPAPTVTAAPKPAKAVVDVAALKQRYAGRELSVVDVSEVQLDGASTLSVSFSIPLDPDQKFADKLHLVDSKSGKVDGAWEISDNLMELRLRHLEPQRKLVLTIDAGVKAVNDAKLAAEYSARLETRDLQATVGFASRGTLLPTRLAEGLPVIALNVDKIDVEFFRIKPESLPTFLAQWGRNSSLQSYEARELLPMADLVYGGRFDLNPARNTRETLLLPIAGLKQLQQPGVYLAVMRASGTYNYSQPATLFTLSDIGLSVHRYANRLDVFTQALEGGKALDGVDLEVLDADGRVLGQGKTEKGGHAELPLPKKAQVLLAKQGEQTSLLRLDSAALDLAEFDIGGQPSHPLQFFVFGPRDLYRPGETVLLNALLRDKDGNAVKPQPVSVEVRRPDEQVSRKFVWDADASGLYQYPLQLAGEAPTGRWQLVFDLGDGKPQLYEFLVEDFLPERLALELKGSDTALSPADNPVIQVSGRYLYGAPASGNRVSGQIYVRPLREAVKALPGYQFGSVTEEELSQDFELDESVLDAKGQEELTLESKWADAKSPLQLIVQASLHESGGRPITRRLVQPIWPAEQLPGLRGLFDGKETNGDGPAEFEVLLANPQGQKLAAQNLKVRLVRERRDYYWNYSDNDGWSYHFNEKFLNLDEQTLNIQAGDTAKVSFQVEWGPYRVEVEDPQTGLVSSLRFWAGYQAQDNTEGGAVRPDQVKLALDKPAYGDGDTANVTVTPPAAGKGYLLVESAEGPLWWQEIDVPAEGKSFAVKLDPKWSRHDLYVSALVIRPGERKANITPKRAVGLLHLPLDRTQRKLGVTLSAPEKMRPKQALTVKVAAKNADGSVPKQVHVLVAAVDVGILNITEYPTPDPYASLFGRKAYGVDQFDIYGQLIEAGQGRLASLAFGGDAALAKGGKRPDTSLTIVALQSAPVTLNERGEGEVSVNIPDFNGELRLMAQAWSDDRYGMAEAKTVIAAPLIAELSAPRFLAGGDQTTLALDLSNLSGRAQKLDVQLSVEGQLELVNPGAQNVELKQGQRTTLRIPVKAWGGLGQGKVKVTVNGLDLPGENLPPFTREWTLGVRPAYPALLKHYRAVLKDQPWSLPAGTLDQFDASGREALLSLSSRPPLNLGAQISALKAYPYGCLEQTASGLYPSLYADDTLLKRLAIKGEPDAERKRKIEIGIERLLGMQRYNGSFGLWGADGEEEYWLTAYVTDFLLRARDQGFAVPQEALKKASERLLRYVQERNLIDVDYSDNADHTRFAVQAYAGMVLARSQQAPLGALRSIFERRSDARSGLPLVQLAIALQKMGDQPRADQALLAGLAAQRNANEWLADYGSPLRDQAMILALLEENDLAKGKREERLFTLSDQLAASPYLSTQERNSLFLAGRLGFAKPESDWKVLLDGSAGRHELNNQQSTLDLEGKLLSSNLSLTNQGDVPVYQQLTISGYPQVPPAPGGDNLSIRREYLGMNGQPLNLRSLNSGDLVLVHLAVSAKQRVPDALVVDLLPAGLELENQNLAQSAASLENASSQVKEWRESMQNASLKHQEFRDDRYVAALNLDGSGTTHLLYLARAVTPGTYRVPPPQVESMYRPNWQAVGETPADLVIKGR, encoded by the coding sequence ATGCTTAACAAAGGATTGTTCCTGGCCTGCGCGCTGGCCCTGCTGAGCGCCTGCGATTCTTCCGAAAAACCGGCGGCGCCTCCTGCGCCAACCGTGACGGCAGCACCTAAGCCGGCCAAGGCGGTGGTGGACGTGGCAGCGCTGAAGCAGCGTTATGCCGGGCGTGAGTTAAGCGTGGTGGATGTGTCCGAGGTGCAGCTCGATGGGGCCAGCACGCTCTCCGTGAGCTTTTCCATTCCCCTGGACCCCGATCAGAAATTCGCCGACAAACTTCACCTGGTGGACAGCAAGTCCGGCAAGGTCGATGGTGCCTGGGAAATTTCCGACAACCTGATGGAGCTGCGCCTGCGCCATCTGGAGCCACAGCGCAAGCTGGTGCTGACCATCGACGCCGGCGTGAAAGCGGTCAACGACGCCAAGCTCGCCGCCGAATACAGCGCCCGCCTGGAAACCCGCGACCTACAAGCCACCGTCGGTTTCGCCAGCCGTGGCACCTTGCTGCCGACACGCCTGGCCGAAGGCCTGCCGGTGATTGCGTTGAACGTCGACAAGATCGACGTCGAATTCTTTCGCATCAAGCCCGAATCCCTGCCCACCTTCCTAGCGCAATGGGGCCGCAATAGCAGCCTGCAAAGTTATGAGGCCCGCGAACTGCTGCCGATGGCCGACCTGGTCTACGGCGGCCGTTTCGACCTGAACCCGGCACGCAACACCCGTGAAACCCTGCTGCTGCCGATTGCCGGCCTCAAGCAATTGCAGCAGCCAGGCGTGTACCTGGCGGTGATGCGCGCTTCCGGCACCTACAACTATTCCCAGCCGGCGACGCTGTTTACCTTGAGTGACATCGGCTTGTCGGTGCACCGCTACGCCAATCGCCTGGACGTGTTTACCCAGGCCCTCGAAGGCGGCAAGGCGCTGGATGGCGTCGACCTTGAAGTGCTCGATGCCGACGGCCGCGTGCTGGGCCAGGGCAAGACCGAGAAGGGCGGCCACGCCGAGCTGCCGTTGCCGAAAAAAGCCCAGGTGTTGCTGGCCAAGCAGGGCGAGCAAACCAGCCTGTTACGCCTCGACAGCGCGGCGCTGGACCTGGCCGAGTTCGACATCGGCGGCCAGCCGTCCCATCCGTTGCAGTTCTTTGTGTTCGGCCCGCGTGACCTGTATCGCCCCGGCGAAACCGTGCTGCTCAACGCCCTGTTGCGCGACAAGGACGGCAACGCGGTCAAGCCGCAACCCGTGAGCGTCGAGGTCCGTCGCCCGGATGAGCAGGTCAGCCGTAAGTTCGTGTGGGATGCCGACGCGTCCGGCCTCTATCAATACCCACTGCAACTGGCTGGCGAAGCGCCGACCGGGCGCTGGCAGCTGGTGTTCGACCTGGGGGACGGCAAGCCGCAGTTGTATGAATTCCTCGTCGAAGACTTCCTGCCCGAGCGCCTGGCGCTGGAACTCAAGGGCAGCGACACGGCGTTGAGCCCGGCCGATAACCCGGTCATCCAGGTCAGTGGCCGCTACCTCTACGGCGCCCCGGCATCGGGCAACCGCGTCAGCGGGCAAATCTATGTGCGGCCGTTGCGCGAAGCGGTCAAGGCGCTGCCGGGCTATCAGTTTGGCTCTGTCACCGAAGAAGAACTGAGCCAGGATTTCGAACTCGACGAAAGCGTGCTCGACGCCAAGGGTCAGGAAGAACTGACCCTGGAAAGCAAATGGGCCGACGCCAAGTCGCCGCTGCAACTGATCGTGCAAGCCAGCCTGCACGAGTCCGGCGGGCGCCCGATCACCCGGCGCCTGGTGCAGCCGATCTGGCCGGCCGAACAACTGCCGGGCCTGCGCGGGTTGTTTGACGGCAAGGAAACCAACGGCGATGGCCCGGCAGAATTCGAAGTACTGCTGGCCAACCCGCAAGGGCAGAAGCTCGCCGCGCAAAACCTCAAAGTGCGCCTGGTGCGTGAGCGTCGCGATTACTACTGGAACTACTCCGACAACGATGGCTGGAGTTACCACTTCAACGAAAAATTCCTCAACCTCGACGAACAGACCTTGAACATCCAGGCGGGCGACACCGCCAAGGTCAGCTTCCAGGTCGAGTGGGGCCCTTACCGCGTCGAGGTCGAAGACCCGCAGACCGGGCTGGTCAGCAGCCTGCGCTTCTGGGCCGGCTACCAGGCCCAGGACAACACCGAAGGCGGCGCCGTACGCCCCGATCAGGTCAAGCTGGCGCTGGATAAACCGGCGTATGGCGACGGCGATACCGCCAACGTCACCGTGACCCCGCCTGCCGCCGGCAAGGGCTACCTGCTGGTGGAGTCCGCCGAAGGGCCGTTGTGGTGGCAGGAAATCGACGTGCCGGCCGAAGGCAAAAGCTTCGCCGTGAAGCTCGACCCGAAATGGTCGCGCCATGATTTGTACGTCAGTGCCCTGGTGATTCGTCCCGGCGAGCGCAAAGCCAATATCACCCCCAAACGGGCCGTGGGCCTGCTGCACCTGCCGCTGGATCGCACCCAGCGCAAACTCGGCGTGACCCTCAGCGCGCCGGAAAAAATGCGTCCCAAGCAAGCGCTGACGGTAAAAGTCGCCGCCAAGAATGCCGATGGCAGCGTGCCGAAACAGGTGCACGTGCTGGTCGCGGCGGTGGATGTGGGCATCCTCAATATCACCGAATACCCGACGCCGGACCCGTATGCCAGCCTGTTCGGTCGCAAGGCTTACGGCGTGGACCAGTTCGACATCTACGGCCAGTTGATCGAGGCTGGCCAGGGCCGCCTGGCCAGCCTGGCCTTTGGTGGTGACGCTGCGCTGGCCAAGGGCGGCAAGCGCCCGGACACCAGCCTCACCATCGTCGCCCTGCAAAGCGCACCCGTGACCTTGAATGAGCGGGGCGAGGGCGAAGTCAGCGTCAACATCCCCGACTTCAACGGCGAACTGCGCCTGATGGCCCAGGCCTGGAGCGATGATCGCTATGGCATGGCCGAAGCCAAGACAGTGATTGCCGCGCCGCTGATCGCCGAGCTGTCGGCGCCGCGTTTCCTTGCCGGGGGCGACCAGACCACCTTGGCGCTGGACCTGTCCAACCTGTCGGGCCGGGCGCAGAAGCTCGATGTGCAATTGAGCGTCGAGGGGCAGCTGGAATTGGTCAACCCTGGCGCACAAAACGTCGAACTCAAACAAGGCCAGCGCACCACCCTGCGCATCCCGGTAAAAGCCTGGGGCGGCTTGGGGCAGGGCAAGGTCAAGGTCACCGTGAATGGCCTCGACCTGCCGGGTGAAAATCTACCGCCGTTCACTCGCGAATGGACCCTGGGCGTGCGTCCGGCGTATCCGGCATTGCTCAAGCATTACCGCGCGGTACTCAAGGATCAGCCGTGGAGCCTGCCAGCGGGCACCCTGGATCAGTTCGATGCGTCGGGGCGCGAGGCGCTGTTGAGCCTGTCGAGCCGGCCGCCGTTGAACCTTGGCGCGCAGATCAGCGCGCTCAAGGCCTACCCTTATGGCTGCCTGGAGCAGACCGCCAGCGGCCTGTACCCGTCGCTGTACGCCGACGATACGTTGCTCAAGCGCCTGGCGATCAAGGGCGAGCCGGATGCCGAGCGCAAGCGCAAGATCGAAATCGGCATCGAGCGCTTGCTGGGCATGCAGCGCTATAACGGCAGCTTCGGATTGTGGGGGGCTGACGGCGAAGAAGAATATTGGCTGACAGCCTACGTCACCGACTTCCTCCTGCGCGCCCGCGATCAGGGTTTCGCGGTGCCGCAGGAGGCCTTGAAAAAGGCCAGCGAGCGACTGCTGCGTTATGTGCAGGAACGCAACCTGATCGACGTCGATTACAGCGACAACGCCGACCACACCCGCTTCGCCGTGCAGGCCTACGCCGGCATGGTCCTGGCGCGCAGCCAGCAGGCGCCGTTGGGCGCGTTGCGCAGCATCTTCGAGCGTCGCAGCGATGCGCGCTCCGGGTTGCCGCTGGTGCAACTGGCGATTGCGTTGCAGAAAATGGGCGACCAGCCACGGGCGGACCAGGCGTTGCTGGCCGGTCTGGCGGCGCAGCGCAATGCCAATGAATGGCTGGCCGACTACGGCAGCCCGTTGCGTGATCAAGCGATGATCCTGGCGCTGCTGGAGGAGAACGACCTGGCCAAGGGCAAGCGTGAGGAGCGCTTGTTCACGCTGTCGGATCAGTTGGCAGCGAGCCCGTACTTGTCGACCCAGGAGCGTAATTCGCTGTTCCTCGCCGGGCGCCTGGGGTTTGCCAAGCCGGAGTCGGACTGGAAAGTGCTACTGGATGGCAGTGCTGGACGCCACGAGTTGAATAACCAGCAGTCGACCCTGGATCTGGAGGGCAAGCTGCTTTCAAGCAACCTGAGCCTGACCAATCAGGGCGATGTGCCGGTTTACCAGCAACTGACGATTTCAGGTTACCCACAGGTGCCACCGGCGCCAGGTGGCGACAACTTGAGCATCCGCCGTGAATACCTGGGCATGAACGGCCAGCCGCTGAACCTGCGCAGCCTCAACAGCGGCGACCTGGTGCTGGTGCACTTGGCCGTCAGCGCCAAGCAACGTGTGCCGGACGCCCTGGTGGTGGACCTGCTGCCCGCCGGCCTGGAACTGGAAAACCAGAACCTGGCACAGAGCGCTGCCAGCCTGGAAAACGCCAGCAGCCAGGTGAAGGAATGGCGTGAGTCGATGCAGAACGCGTCGCTCAAGCATCAGGAGTTCCGCGATGACCGTTATGTGGCCGCGCTGAACCTGGACGGTTCCGGCACCACGCACTTGCTGTATCTGGCACGAGCGGTGACGCCGGGCACGTACCGCGTACCGCCGCCGCAAGTGGAGTCGATGTACCGGCCGAACTGGCAGGCGGTGGGCGAGACCCCGGCGGACTTGGTGATCAAGGGCCGCTGA
- a CDS encoding MATE family efflux transporter: protein MSTLLTDWRDRPTHRRVWALAAPMILSNISVPLVALVDSMVIGHLPHAHQLGAVAVGASLYTFLAWAMGFLRMGSTGFAAQAAGRNDGAALRQILLQGLLLALGLAMLLGTVGIPFSHLALEWMQPSPELNQLTQDFFHTRLFGLPAALASYALVGWFLGTQNARAPLAILLTTNLVNIALNLWFVLGLDWGVVGSARASVIAEWTGALLGLALTQKALRAYPGHIAWAALQRWKSWRPLLAVNRDIFIRSLALQSVFFMITVQGARLGDATVAANALLLNGLLLTAHALDGLAHAVEALCGHAIGAHDRQALRRSLVVAGGWSLIASVGFALLFTVGGHLFIAMQTDIPNVRETADRYLPYLAVLPLIAVWSYLLDGLFIGATRAREMRNGMLLTVLLTLPFAWLLQGLGNHGLWLTFLLFMALRSLTLWAIAWRLNRQDQWLG from the coding sequence ATGTCCACCTTACTGACCGACTGGCGCGACCGCCCTACTCATCGCCGTGTATGGGCCTTAGCTGCGCCGATGATTCTTTCTAACATCTCGGTGCCGTTGGTGGCCCTGGTAGACAGCATGGTCATCGGCCACTTGCCCCACGCCCATCAGTTGGGCGCCGTGGCCGTCGGCGCCAGCCTGTACACCTTCCTGGCCTGGGCCATGGGCTTCCTGCGCATGGGCTCCACCGGTTTCGCTGCCCAGGCCGCTGGGCGCAATGATGGTGCGGCGTTGCGGCAAATCCTCCTGCAAGGGTTACTGTTGGCGCTGGGGCTGGCGATGTTGCTGGGCACGGTAGGTATTCCCTTCAGCCATCTGGCGCTGGAATGGATGCAGCCCTCCCCCGAACTCAATCAGTTGACCCAGGATTTTTTCCACACCCGCCTGTTCGGCTTGCCCGCCGCCCTCGCCAGTTATGCGCTGGTCGGCTGGTTCCTCGGCACCCAAAACGCCCGCGCGCCGTTGGCGATTCTGCTGACGACCAACCTGGTAAACATCGCCCTGAACCTGTGGTTTGTGCTTGGCCTGGATTGGGGCGTGGTCGGCTCGGCTCGCGCCTCGGTGATCGCCGAATGGACCGGCGCCCTGCTCGGCCTGGCCCTCACGCAAAAAGCCCTGCGTGCCTACCCCGGGCATATCGCTTGGGCTGCGTTGCAACGATGGAAGAGCTGGCGCCCGCTGCTGGCGGTGAACCGCGACATTTTTATCCGCAGCCTGGCGCTGCAGTCGGTGTTTTTCATGATCACCGTGCAAGGTGCACGCCTGGGCGATGCCACCGTGGCGGCCAACGCGTTGCTGCTCAACGGCCTGTTGCTGACCGCCCACGCATTGGACGGATTGGCCCACGCGGTCGAAGCCCTGTGCGGCCATGCCATCGGTGCCCACGACCGTCAGGCGCTAAGGCGTTCACTGGTGGTCGCCGGCGGTTGGTCGCTGATCGCCAGCGTCGGTTTTGCCTTGCTGTTCACGGTCGGCGGGCACTTGTTTATCGCCATGCAGACCGACATCCCCAACGTGCGCGAAACGGCTGACCGTTACCTGCCGTATCTGGCGGTATTGCCGTTGATTGCGGTGTGGAGTTATTTGCTCGATGGCCTGTTTATCGGCGCTACCCGTGCGCGGGAGATGCGCAATGGCATGTTGCTGACGGTGCTGTTGACGCTGCCGTTCGCCTGGCTGTTGCAGGGGTTGGGCAACCACGGGCTGTGGCTGACCTTCCTGCTGTTCATGGCGCTGCGCAGCCTGACTTTGTGGGCGATTGCGTGGCGACTGAACCGGCAGGACCAGTGGCTTGGATAA
- a CDS encoding MazG-like family protein produces MNLEHLTERLHRIRDTNDWKQFHSPKNLAMAASVEMAELVEIFQWLSEEQSRQLPADKLAHAGQEVGDIVLYLLLLCSELGLDMNEVVRAKLADSERRFAHE; encoded by the coding sequence ATGAACCTCGAACACCTCACCGAACGCCTGCACCGCATCCGCGATACCAACGACTGGAAGCAGTTCCACAGCCCGAAAAACCTGGCCATGGCCGCCAGCGTGGAAATGGCCGAGCTGGTGGAGATCTTCCAATGGCTGAGCGAAGAGCAATCCCGCCAGCTGCCTGCCGACAAACTCGCCCATGCAGGGCAGGAAGTCGGCGATATCGTGTTGTACCTGCTGTTGCTGTGCAGCGAGTTGGGCCTGGACATGAACGAGGTGGTGCGCGCCAAACTGGCCGACAGCGAACGGCGGTTTGCCCATGAGTGA